From a region of the Brevibacterium siliguriense genome:
- a CDS encoding siderophore-interacting protein, whose product MPRTSRPLQVLPIILREVEVTGIVDITPNMRRLTVAGDQLAAGGVGEAARPAFRSEGFDDHVKLVIPPPDGSSLDIGEQEEFRFNWNREALNRARDYTVRSVDHETNSFSIDIVRHDSGLASDWAFGVAVGDRISFAGPKTCAGLADDIDFHLLVADETALPAVGRWLEEAPAGTRGHIIVEVPTSDDIQDITTEADVEIDWLIRGSTAPGESRLMFDAVKNLDLPEGRTFAWCAGETLTIAPIRRYLRREIGLPKEDVEVVGYWRKMPTRPAAPSAAVASMPEATLEGSGAETGPADDSAPSAAAGGESSAESGGTLEVLHQVHEMTELLPAIITRTAVTFGINDLIAGGVATAEAIAAELGLDPDRVRPVLTAMCSLGLLTHDDEIYRNTPTGAVLTGDGASDGLDLSDPALLDLFSLVDLIDVLRGGFASRTSRASTIQAPTWHAQRDADSELDSAHRRRSLDHLQYVLDLILDLEPVASAGNLAVVGDVDAEAAAALTRRAPRSGRTIHTPGAQGLSGRQPWPDVDCTLVIAGLTGRSRTEVTSLLDRMLAASRTLVIVEPFTDDAETDDHQAEELITVLATTGNPSLTSDDLVADLHARGAPHVQVRDIGWGFGRFRSAVIATRS is encoded by the coding sequence ATGCCGCGTACTTCCAGGCCTCTGCAGGTGCTGCCGATCATCCTGCGAGAAGTGGAAGTCACCGGCATCGTCGACATCACCCCGAACATGCGACGCCTGACAGTGGCAGGCGATCAATTGGCGGCCGGTGGAGTCGGCGAGGCTGCGCGGCCTGCATTCCGCTCCGAGGGTTTCGACGATCACGTGAAACTCGTCATTCCCCCGCCCGACGGCTCATCCCTCGATATCGGCGAGCAGGAGGAGTTCCGCTTCAACTGGAATCGGGAAGCGCTCAACCGTGCCCGCGACTACACCGTTCGCAGCGTCGACCACGAGACGAACTCCTTCAGCATCGACATCGTGCGCCATGACTCCGGACTGGCCTCTGACTGGGCTTTCGGCGTCGCGGTCGGTGATCGGATCAGCTTCGCCGGACCGAAGACCTGCGCCGGCTTGGCCGACGACATCGACTTCCACCTCCTCGTCGCCGACGAGACGGCGCTGCCCGCCGTCGGACGCTGGCTCGAAGAGGCACCTGCGGGCACCCGCGGTCACATCATCGTCGAAGTGCCCACCTCCGACGACATCCAAGACATCACCACCGAAGCCGACGTCGAAATCGACTGGCTCATCCGCGGATCCACCGCACCGGGCGAATCGCGCCTGATGTTCGATGCCGTGAAGAACCTCGACCTGCCCGAAGGCCGCACTTTCGCCTGGTGCGCGGGGGAGACGCTGACCATCGCCCCCATCCGTCGCTACCTGCGCCGGGAGATCGGCCTTCCCAAAGAGGACGTCGAGGTCGTCGGCTACTGGCGGAAGATGCCGACTCGTCCCGCCGCGCCAAGTGCGGCAGTCGCCTCCATGCCCGAGGCCACGCTCGAGGGATCTGGGGCCGAGACCGGCCCGGCCGATGATTCGGCCCCTTCTGCAGCAGCCGGCGGCGAAAGCAGCGCCGAATCGGGCGGAACTCTCGAGGTCCTCCACCAGGTCCACGAAATGACCGAGCTGCTCCCCGCGATCATCACCCGGACAGCCGTCACCTTCGGCATCAACGACCTCATCGCCGGCGGAGTCGCCACCGCCGAGGCGATTGCCGCCGAACTCGGCCTCGACCCCGACCGCGTGCGGCCGGTGCTGACGGCCATGTGCTCCCTCGGACTCCTAACTCACGATGACGAAATCTACCGCAACACCCCGACCGGAGCGGTTCTCACCGGCGACGGTGCCTCCGACGGGCTCGACCTGAGCGATCCGGCGCTGCTCGACCTGTTCTCCCTCGTCGACCTCATCGATGTGCTCAGAGGCGGGTTCGCCTCCCGCACTTCGCGCGCCTCGACGATTCAGGCTCCCACCTGGCATGCCCAGCGCGACGCCGATTCCGAACTCGACTCCGCCCATCGGCGACGCAGCCTCGACCACCTGCAGTATGTCCTCGATCTCATCCTCGACCTCGAACCCGTGGCCTCGGCCGGGAACCTCGCGGTCGTCGGTGATGTCGACGCCGAGGCGGCCGCCGCCCTGACGAGGAGGGCCCCGCGTTCGGGGCGGACGATCCACACTCCCGGTGCGCAGGGTCTGTCCGGTCGACAACCCTGGCCCGACGTCGACTGCACCCTCGTGATCGCCGGATTGACGGGGCGATCTCGGACAGAGGTGACCTCGTTGTTGGACCGGATGCTCGCCGCGAGCCGGACCCTGGTGATCGTCGAACCCTTCACCGACGATGCCGAGACCGACGACCATCAAGCCGAAGAGCTCATCACGGTCCTGGCCACCACCGGGAATCCGTCGCTGACCAGCGACGATCTCGTCGCGGATCTGCACGCGCGCGGCGCCCCGCATGTGCAGGTGAGAGACATCGGATGGGGGTTCGGCCGCTTCCGATCGGCCGTGATCGCCACTCGCTCCTGA
- a CDS encoding TetR/AcrR family transcriptional regulator — translation MRRLGREALVSEALTHLAANPQASMIELSQSIGVGRTTLYRHFGDREALVGAAARLGARRFGEAVMKARPGEGAGLAALERICAELFTLPDVLTLLFADNPIITDETFAEAAAESRSGAESRADAEDDPLEAVIARGQADGSIDEGVPIGWAAAFVYLTIGSGHLYSVSVGVDDPTARAQSLELTIRAVRKTLASSRAER, via the coding sequence ATGCGTCGATTGGGCCGAGAGGCCCTGGTCAGCGAGGCGCTGACCCACCTTGCCGCGAACCCGCAGGCGTCGATGATCGAGCTCTCGCAGTCGATCGGCGTCGGCCGCACGACCCTCTATCGGCATTTCGGTGATCGGGAGGCGCTCGTCGGCGCGGCGGCCCGGCTCGGTGCCCGGCGATTCGGTGAGGCGGTCATGAAAGCCCGTCCTGGCGAAGGGGCCGGGCTGGCTGCGCTCGAACGAATCTGTGCAGAGCTGTTCACTCTGCCCGATGTGCTCACCTTGCTCTTCGCCGACAACCCGATCATCACCGATGAGACCTTCGCCGAGGCGGCCGCCGAGTCCCGGTCAGGTGCGGAGTCCCGTGCGGATGCTGAGGACGATCCGCTCGAAGCCGTCATCGCGAGGGGGCAGGCGGACGGTTCCATCGATGAGGGCGTGCCGATCGGATGGGCGGCGGCATTCGTCTACCTCACCATCGGCTCCGGACACCTCTACAGCGTGAGCGTCGGCGTCGACGATCCGACCGCGCGTGCCCAGTCCCTCGAGTTGACCATCAGGGCGGTGCGGAAGACCCTCGCCTCGTCAAGGGCTGAGCGCTGA
- a CDS encoding YqeB family protein yields the protein MDQPQQENDSTARQPHAAATFALSRTDVAVIGLVCIGIGVALGFFLPALGSFAATFPIPFGDVIEKLSRFDQAWVVIARPIIGGVLGIISAFFIVASSTPLVIDEHGITVGRDDDHPLRISRASFSTAYFDGGKLTILTSGGHQAYKGDVEGKKTAIAEAFTSRGYRWGEI from the coding sequence ATGGATCAGCCCCAGCAGGAGAACGACTCCACCGCCCGGCAGCCCCACGCAGCTGCGACGTTCGCGCTCAGTCGGACCGACGTCGCCGTCATCGGCCTCGTCTGCATCGGCATCGGCGTGGCACTGGGATTCTTCCTTCCGGCACTCGGGTCGTTTGCCGCGACGTTCCCCATCCCCTTCGGCGACGTCATCGAGAAGCTCAGCCGCTTCGACCAGGCGTGGGTCGTCATCGCCCGACCGATCATCGGCGGGGTGCTCGGGATCATCTCCGCATTCTTCATCGTCGCCTCGTCGACTCCCCTGGTCATCGATGAACACGGAATCACCGTCGGGCGAGACGACGACCACCCGCTGCGCATCTCGCGCGCCTCGTTCTCGACCGCCTATTTCGACGGCGGCAAGCTGACGATCCTCACGTCCGGCGGCCACCAAGCGTACAAAGGCGATGTCGAGGGCAAGAAGACCGCAATCGCCGAGGCCTTCACCTCCCGCGGTTACCGGTGGGGAGAGATCTGA
- the pdhA gene encoding pyruvate dehydrogenase (acetyl-transferring) E1 component subunit alpha: MTIDVPTTGRSLPQLQPISFIGADGRLTDTPTEGLRIPSDATLTGLYRQMVLVRRFEAQVTHLTRQGRLATYPSAAGQEAAEVGATTALAPNDWLFPTYRDSAALLTRGVPVAEILAAFRGDWHCGFDPHEYHASPAATPLATQTLHATGFAMAAKLKGEDTATLTFLGDGASSEGDTHEAFNFASVWQTPTVFVLQNNQYAISTPLREQTNATMLADRAAGYGMPGLRVDGNDVAAVFAAVAAALERGRDGDGPTLIECLTYRMESHTNSDDPTKYRDTEEVEHWKQFDPIDRLEKYLRTTGALDDSTVAEVAEAAETLAASVRDAMNQEAEIDPRELFSHVYSTPRTALAEQQQVLEAELAAAGRA; encoded by the coding sequence ATGACCATTGACGTTCCCACCACAGGCCGCTCACTGCCCCAGCTGCAGCCGATCAGCTTCATCGGCGCAGATGGCCGGCTCACCGACACTCCGACCGAAGGGCTGCGGATCCCCAGCGATGCCACCCTCACCGGTCTCTACCGGCAGATGGTCCTCGTCCGCCGGTTCGAAGCACAGGTCACCCACCTGACCCGACAGGGTCGGCTCGCGACCTATCCCTCCGCGGCAGGTCAGGAAGCCGCCGAGGTGGGGGCCACCACCGCGCTGGCCCCGAACGATTGGCTCTTCCCCACCTACCGCGACTCGGCAGCGCTGCTGACCCGCGGAGTGCCCGTCGCCGAGATCCTCGCCGCCTTCCGCGGGGACTGGCACTGCGGTTTCGACCCGCACGAGTATCACGCCTCACCTGCGGCGACACCGCTGGCGACGCAGACTCTGCACGCCACCGGATTCGCGATGGCCGCGAAGCTCAAGGGCGAGGATACAGCGACCCTGACCTTCCTCGGCGACGGCGCCAGCAGCGAAGGCGATACGCACGAGGCATTCAACTTCGCCTCCGTGTGGCAGACCCCGACGGTCTTCGTTCTGCAGAACAACCAGTACGCGATCTCCACGCCCCTGCGGGAGCAGACGAACGCGACGATGCTCGCCGACCGGGCCGCCGGCTACGGAATGCCGGGACTGCGCGTCGACGGCAATGATGTCGCTGCCGTGTTCGCTGCCGTCGCCGCCGCGCTCGAACGCGGTCGGGACGGGGACGGTCCGACCCTCATCGAGTGCCTCACCTACCGGATGGAGTCACACACGAACTCCGACGATCCGACGAAGTACCGTGACACCGAGGAAGTCGAACACTGGAAGCAGTTCGATCCCATCGATCGTCTTGAGAAGTATCTGCGAACGACCGGTGCCCTCGACGATTCAACAGTCGCAGAGGTCGCCGAGGCGGCCGAGACCCTGGCCGCGTCCGTCCGCGATGCGATGAATCAAGAGGCCGAGATCGACCCACGCGAGCTCTTCTCCCACGTCTATTCGACTCCGCGCACGGCTCTTGCCGAACAGCAGCAGGTCCTCGAGGCCGAACTCGCCGCGGCAGGCCGCGCATGA
- a CDS encoding alpha-ketoacid dehydrogenase subunit beta has protein sequence MSVETGTDPTTDPTAVNDEPATAASASTEPATTAAPSSVTMTKALNQALRDSLADDDTVLVFGEDVGRLGGVFRVTEGLRAEFGSNRVWDSPLAESGIIGTAIGMAMNGMRPVVEMQFDAYAYPAFEQIVSHVAKMRNRTKGRVSLPITIRIPYAGDIGGVEHHSDSSEAYWTSTPGLTVVTPSNPADAYSLLRESIASDDPVVFMEPKSRYWMKETLSLPVTTAPMNRAQVIREGTDVTLLAYGPTVRTALETAEAGAEHGLSIEVIDLRTLSPFDDETVSASVRKTSRAAIIHEAAQFGGYGAEVAARLTERSFTYLSAPILRVAGFDVPYPSPKLEEFYLPTVERVLDALESWDWEL, from the coding sequence ATGAGCGTCGAGACGGGAACCGACCCGACGACTGACCCGACCGCGGTGAACGACGAACCCGCCACGGCCGCCTCGGCGAGCACCGAACCGGCGACAACGGCCGCCCCGTCATCGGTGACGATGACGAAGGCCCTCAACCAGGCGCTGCGGGATTCCCTGGCCGACGACGACACTGTGCTCGTCTTCGGTGAGGATGTCGGCCGCCTCGGCGGGGTCTTCCGTGTTACCGAAGGACTGCGGGCCGAGTTCGGGTCGAACCGAGTCTGGGATTCTCCGCTTGCGGAGTCGGGCATCATCGGCACCGCGATCGGCATGGCGATGAACGGGATGCGCCCGGTCGTCGAGATGCAGTTCGACGCCTACGCCTACCCTGCGTTCGAGCAGATCGTGTCCCATGTGGCGAAGATGCGGAATCGGACGAAAGGCCGGGTCAGCCTGCCGATCACGATCCGGATTCCCTATGCCGGCGATATCGGCGGGGTCGAACATCACTCGGATTCCTCGGAGGCCTATTGGACGTCGACACCGGGTCTGACCGTCGTCACACCGTCGAACCCGGCCGATGCGTATTCGCTGCTGCGCGAGTCGATCGCCTCCGACGACCCGGTCGTGTTCATGGAGCCGAAGTCGCGGTACTGGATGAAGGAGACGCTGTCCCTGCCCGTGACGACGGCGCCGATGAATCGGGCGCAGGTCATCCGCGAGGGCACCGACGTCACCCTGCTCGCTTATGGTCCGACGGTGCGGACGGCGCTCGAAACTGCTGAGGCCGGGGCCGAGCACGGACTGTCCATCGAGGTCATCGACCTGCGCACGCTCTCGCCCTTCGACGATGAGACGGTGTCCGCCTCGGTGCGCAAGACCTCGCGCGCGGCGATCATCCACGAGGCCGCGCAGTTCGGCGGATACGGCGCCGAGGTGGCAGCCCGCCTCACCGAACGCAGCTTCACCTATCTGTCAGCCCCGATCCTTCGGGTCGCCGGGTTCGACGTGCCCTACCCGTCGCCGAAGCTCGAGGAGTTCTACTTGCCCACCGTCGAACGTGTGCTCGATGCGCTCGAGTCCTGGGATTGGGAGTTGTGA
- a CDS encoding dihydrolipoamide acetyltransferase family protein, producing MSADLNTGTREFILPDLGEGLTEAELISWKVEIGDEVHVDQMVVEVESAKSVVELPCPYAGRIVSLHANAGDTVSAGQALLSVAKAGVEASAEAESADDSSGESSGANLIGYGTSEPKARSTKKRSFGGKHAAAPDATSTAAPTAAPAVPTVIPAAPPQPPTETPAPAGDSSTVATDRVSPVSSPLVRKLAKDHGISAKHLPGTGPGGVVTRSDVLAAIESGAAAAATRVPSGTSPVAQPHVGTEGTAASASVPVSGTAASAKVPASVAQADRDTRTPITGLRKVVSERLTKSRQEIPEATIWLDVDATELLNTKRALEARTGEKYSLLSLVARFVVAGLKKYPIINSSIDTAAGEIVTHGDINLGLAAQTPRGLMVPVVHGAGEMSLRQLRDSVSETVGKAASGRFDPSELSGGTFTLNNYGVFGVDGSAPIINLPEVAMLGLGRIKDRPWVSHGELTVRKVMYLSFVFDHRACDGQEPSEFLTFVADCIENPISLFPEL from the coding sequence ATGAGTGCTGATCTGAATACGGGTACGCGCGAATTCATCCTTCCCGACCTCGGCGAAGGCCTCACCGAGGCGGAGCTGATCTCCTGGAAGGTCGAGATCGGCGATGAGGTCCACGTCGATCAGATGGTCGTCGAGGTCGAGTCCGCGAAGTCCGTCGTCGAACTCCCCTGCCCTTACGCCGGACGCATCGTCAGCCTCCATGCGAACGCCGGTGACACCGTCAGCGCAGGTCAGGCGCTGCTTTCGGTCGCCAAGGCGGGGGTTGAGGCGAGCGCGGAAGCCGAGTCCGCAGACGACAGCTCCGGCGAGTCGAGCGGTGCGAACCTCATCGGCTACGGCACCTCCGAGCCGAAGGCCCGGTCGACGAAGAAGCGTTCGTTCGGCGGCAAACACGCGGCCGCACCGGACGCGACATCCACCGCCGCACCGACTGCGGCTCCCGCGGTTCCGACCGTCATCCCAGCTGCTCCTCCGCAGCCGCCGACCGAAACGCCAGCCCCTGCCGGCGACTCTTCGACCGTTGCCACCGACCGCGTCTCCCCCGTGTCCTCACCCCTCGTGCGCAAGCTTGCAAAGGACCACGGCATCAGTGCCAAGCATCTGCCCGGCACCGGCCCCGGCGGTGTCGTGACCAGGTCCGACGTACTTGCCGCCATCGAATCCGGGGCAGCCGCAGCCGCCACACGAGTCCCCTCGGGGACGTCCCCGGTCGCCCAACCGCACGTGGGAACGGAAGGCACAGCCGCCTCGGCGAGCGTGCCTGTATCCGGTACAGCCGCCTCGGCGAAGGTGCCCGCTTCCGTCGCCCAGGCCGACCGCGATACCCGCACCCCGATCACGGGGCTGCGGAAGGTCGTGTCCGAACGCCTCACGAAGTCGCGGCAGGAGATCCCCGAAGCGACTATCTGGCTCGACGTCGACGCCACCGAGCTGCTCAATACGAAGCGTGCGCTCGAGGCGCGCACCGGTGAGAAGTATTCGCTGCTGTCGCTCGTCGCTCGCTTCGTCGTGGCCGGGTTGAAGAAGTACCCGATCATCAACTCTTCGATCGATACTGCTGCCGGCGAGATCGTCACCCACGGTGACATCAACCTCGGACTGGCTGCGCAGACTCCGCGCGGACTCATGGTTCCCGTCGTCCACGGGGCCGGTGAGATGAGCCTGAGGCAGCTGCGCGACTCCGTGTCCGAGACCGTCGGGAAGGCCGCCTCGGGGAGGTTCGATCCGTCCGAGCTCTCCGGCGGCACGTTCACCTTGAACAACTACGGGGTGTTCGGCGTCGACGGTTCGGCCCCGATCATCAATCTCCCCGAGGTGGCCATGCTCGGCCTCGGCCGAATCAAGGACCGGCCGTGGGTCTCACACGGCGAGCTGACTGTGCGCAAGGTGATGTACTTGTCGTTCGTCTTCGACCACCGGGCGTGCGACGGTCAGGAGCCGAGCGAGTTCCTCACTTTCGTCGCCGACTGCATCGAGAACCCGATTTCGCTGTTCCCTGAGCTCTGA
- a CDS encoding ABC-F family ATP-binding cassette domain-containing protein, with protein sequence MPKSTSSSPETDLSAGSAAHIRADDIHIMRGDREILTGLDLTVSAGSRLAVVGENGSGKTTLLHVLAGTLPPDRGVLRRSGTVTLLEQALGADGNRTVADLINESLRQENAALAALDAAGEAMAREEPGADEAFTHALEWATRLDAWDGERRIDTALAGLSACSDRTRSLASLSVGQRYRVRLAVVLGSSTDILLLDEPTNHLDAQSLAFLTERMRTRPGGFALVSHDRALLHDVADEFLDLDPSRDGRPRNYSGGYRGWVEGKRRDREKWEQDYLAEAAEHARLSDAADDARSRLSTGWRPPKGTGKHTRATRTAGVVQAFNRRVEDLERHAVEVPEPPLRLQWPDVSDSDAERWEAEGGSLLTAESVTVEGRMRQTVSLSIAPGDRLLVTGANGTGKSTLLDVLTGRLDPSSGEVRRHPQARVELLSQEVPEWNADDTAARVFEDYALRSSLSGDLASQDLTLQDLGLLSADDSTTPVHRLSQGQRRRLQLAMCLAAEPDVLILDEPTNHLSASLVDELTESFGTASAALIVVTHDRQMLADLADWPRVDIG encoded by the coding sequence ATGCCGAAATCAACATCTTCATCCCCCGAAACCGACCTGTCCGCAGGATCTGCCGCACACATCCGCGCCGACGACATTCACATCATGCGCGGCGACCGCGAGATCCTCACCGGCCTCGACCTGACGGTCTCCGCCGGTTCGCGACTGGCCGTCGTCGGTGAGAATGGCAGCGGCAAGACGACCCTGCTGCATGTCCTCGCCGGTACGCTTCCTCCTGACCGGGGAGTGCTGAGGCGGTCAGGTACCGTCACCCTGCTCGAACAGGCCCTCGGTGCCGATGGCAACCGCACAGTCGCCGACCTCATCAATGAATCCCTGCGCCAGGAGAACGCCGCACTGGCCGCTCTCGACGCCGCCGGGGAGGCCATGGCACGAGAAGAACCCGGAGCAGACGAGGCCTTCACTCACGCCCTCGAATGGGCGACCCGCCTCGACGCATGGGACGGTGAGCGTCGCATCGACACGGCACTGGCGGGACTCTCCGCGTGCTCGGACCGGACGCGGAGCCTCGCGAGCCTCTCGGTCGGCCAGCGGTATCGAGTGCGTCTGGCCGTCGTCCTCGGCTCGAGCACCGACATCCTGCTTCTCGACGAACCGACGAACCACCTCGACGCCCAGTCACTGGCGTTCCTCACCGAGCGAATGCGCACCCGACCCGGCGGATTCGCCCTGGTCAGCCACGACAGGGCGCTGCTGCACGATGTCGCCGACGAATTCCTCGATCTCGACCCGAGCCGCGACGGACGCCCCCGGAACTACTCCGGCGGCTACCGCGGATGGGTGGAGGGGAAACGTCGGGACCGTGAGAAGTGGGAGCAGGACTACCTCGCCGAGGCGGCCGAACACGCCCGACTGTCCGATGCTGCTGATGATGCCCGGTCCCGGTTGAGCACGGGATGGCGTCCACCGAAGGGAACCGGCAAGCACACTCGTGCGACGAGGACCGCTGGCGTCGTGCAGGCCTTCAATCGTCGCGTCGAAGACCTCGAACGGCACGCCGTGGAAGTGCCCGAACCACCCCTGCGTCTGCAGTGGCCGGACGTGTCGGATTCCGATGCCGAGCGGTGGGAAGCGGAGGGCGGCTCGCTGTTGACTGCGGAATCGGTCACCGTCGAAGGGCGAATGAGGCAGACGGTGTCTCTGAGCATCGCTCCTGGTGACCGGTTGCTCGTCACCGGGGCGAACGGCACCGGCAAGTCGACGCTTCTCGACGTGCTCACCGGCCGTCTCGATCCGAGTTCCGGAGAAGTGCGCAGACATCCGCAGGCACGGGTGGAGCTGCTCAGTCAGGAGGTCCCCGAATGGAACGCCGACGACACCGCCGCACGGGTGTTCGAGGACTATGCACTACGGTCGTCGCTGTCTGGTGACCTCGCTTCGCAGGATCTCACCCTGCAGGATCTCGGGCTGCTCTCGGCGGATGACTCGACGACACCGGTTCACCGGCTTTCGCAGGGTCAGCGGCGCAGACTCCAGCTGGCGATGTGCCTGGCGGCCGAACCCGACGTGCTCATCCTCGATGAGCCGACGAACCATCTGTCTGCTTCGCTGGTCGACGAACTCACGGAATCCTTCGGAACCGCCTCGGCGGCGCTCATCGTCGTCACCCACGACCGGCAGATGTTGGCGGATCTCGCGGACTGGCCGCGTGTCGACATCGGGTGA
- a CDS encoding DUF3311 domain-containing protein, which produces MSQADGSAPPARPPRRRFSLFLLIIPVVLYSLTPIVANSVEPRIAGLPFVLAYTIAVTILTWSFVWMTARGDRYYRHDLPEHIPSDVAFGEDHEIEEAGK; this is translated from the coding sequence ATGTCCCAAGCTGACGGTTCAGCCCCACCCGCACGGCCACCTCGGCGGCGGTTTTCGCTCTTCCTGCTCATTATCCCGGTCGTTCTCTACTCCCTCACCCCGATCGTGGCGAATTCGGTCGAGCCGCGCATCGCTGGCCTGCCCTTCGTCCTCGCCTATACGATCGCGGTCACGATCCTCACCTGGTCCTTCGTGTGGATGACCGCTCGCGGTGACCGGTACTACCGGCACGATCTGCCCGAGCACATCCCTTCCGATGTCGCATTCGGTGAGGACCACGAGATCGAGGAGGCCGGGAAATGA